In one Candidatus Planktophila vernalis genomic region, the following are encoded:
- a CDS encoding MraY family glycosyltransferase, with protein MREYLVTLLISAALCYLITPLVRTQAIRFGAVAGIRGRDIHTTPTARWGGVAMWLAMAITFMIVNHLPLVGKSFGHEAQGIFLASTAIVLLGMADDRFQLDALTKLTGQVFAAGILLMYGIQILWLPINGVITLPPSIGQLVTVLIVLVIINAVNFIDGMDGLAAGIVAISGIAFFAFAYLLAVDYGFSRAGAPSLTTAVLVGLCIGFLPHNAHPARIFMGDSGSMLLGLLLASAAITLTGQVDPNAISAESRGPTLLPLLLPFAVLAIPLVDLLLAVARRVKAGKSPFAPDNEHLHHRLLSAGNSQLKTAFILYMWTATIAFPVTVLAFEPWWVALITAVVLVAITLLVSKKSKKVLV; from the coding sequence ATGCGCGAGTACTTAGTAACGCTGCTGATATCAGCAGCTCTGTGTTATCTGATTACTCCGCTTGTTCGCACCCAAGCAATTCGTTTTGGGGCAGTAGCTGGAATTCGTGGAAGAGATATTCACACAACTCCCACTGCACGCTGGGGCGGGGTTGCGATGTGGCTGGCAATGGCAATCACCTTCATGATTGTTAATCACTTACCTCTTGTTGGTAAGTCTTTTGGCCATGAAGCCCAAGGTATTTTTCTAGCTTCAACTGCGATAGTTCTATTAGGAATGGCCGATGATCGCTTTCAATTGGATGCGCTCACAAAGTTAACTGGGCAAGTCTTTGCTGCAGGAATTTTGTTGATGTATGGAATTCAGATTCTGTGGCTACCAATTAACGGTGTAATAACTTTGCCTCCAAGTATTGGCCAGTTAGTCACAGTTCTTATTGTTTTAGTCATTATCAATGCCGTGAACTTTATTGATGGCATGGATGGGTTAGCTGCAGGCATTGTTGCAATCTCTGGAATCGCCTTTTTTGCCTTTGCCTATCTCTTAGCTGTTGATTACGGCTTTAGTCGCGCAGGTGCTCCATCGCTCACAACTGCTGTATTAGTAGGGCTGTGTATTGGTTTCTTGCCACATAATGCCCACCCAGCAAGAATCTTTATGGGGGATAGCGGATCTATGTTGCTTGGATTATTACTAGCATCTGCTGCAATTACTTTAACTGGCCAAGTTGATCCCAATGCAATCTCAGCTGAATCACGGGGACCAACATTGCTCCCTCTGCTACTTCCTTTTGCAGTTCTTGCAATTCCACTGGTTGATTTGTTGCTGGCAGTTGCACGGCGCGTTAAAGCAGGTAAATCTCCCTTTGCACCTGATAACGAGCACTTGCATCACCGTTTACTTAGTGCCGGTAATTCTCAACTTAAGACTGCATTCATTTTGTATATGTGGACTGCAACGATTGCATTTCCTGTGACTGTGCTTGCCTTTGAACCATGGTGGGTTGCTCTGATCACTGCCGTAGTTTTGGTTGCAATAACGCTTTTGGTTTCCAAGAAGAGTAAAAAGGTTTTAGTGTGA